The following DNA comes from Triticum aestivum cultivar Chinese Spring chromosome 3D, IWGSC CS RefSeq v2.1, whole genome shotgun sequence.
CATCTAAATTGACCAGCACATCCACCCAATTAGAAGCTGAAACAGTCGTGCAAAATGTTTGATCACGTTATCGCTATGCATTCCAAGTCGTTCTATCGGGTCGCACTATAGGCTTTTTATGTTTTTTATTTGTACTGTTTTTGTCCCACGTCGGCCTGTTCTTTTCGGCCTGTTTTTGTCCCACGTCGGCCTGTTCTTTTCGGCCTGTTTTTGTCCACTGCACATGCTGATTTCGTTGGAAGCGGTATACTCCTATTCGGCATCTCCGATTAGGCTCACAGTCACAGGTCGCCCGCGAGCGAGGGGAGCTCCTATTTATCGCGTTCTGCGGCAAATATGCGCCGCGCCGCACAGGgggcgccgactgggccggcccattgaatGCACTTTGAATACGAGCGTGAAAAAAATGGATTTCGTTGGAAGCGGTATACTCCTATTCGGCATCTCCGATTAGGCTCACAGTCACAGGTCGCCCGCGAGCGAGGGGAGCTCCTATTTATCGCGTTCTGCGGCAAATATGCGCCGCGCCGCACAGGgggcgccgactgggccggcccattgaatGCACTTTGAATACGAGCgtgaaaaaaaatgcaaaaaggGTAGCGGGTAGCGCGCGCGTTCACATGGAATCGACCACGGGACTTCCTGCCTGCGCGAACTCGCTGCTAACCACTGAGATAGAAGAGGCCTGCATAACCGAATACAGCAAAACTCTATAAGAAACTAAGTACAGTTCCAGACTTAACACTGTTTGACATATTCCCGTTTTTTCAAATATTTATTAATTTTTTGAAACGTACGACTTTTTTCACAAACGCAAACAAAAATTATGaaaatgaacaaattttgaatttcccaaacattttttttaaacatggacgttttggaatttgtgaacaattttttgaagcatgaatattttttgaaaacttggactttttggaatttgtgaaaaaaaatgaatcttgagaacaaatttcgaAACGGTGAACAAATTTTGAAGCGCGAACAATATTTAAAAGCACGAAGAACTTTTTGAGtcttgtgaacaaattttgaaacaaagaacaaATTTCAAagcgtgaacaattttttaaagcacgaataTTTTTTGAGTCTTGAGAACAAATTTCCTATAAAAGCCCGATCGAGAATTGTAGCACAAAAATAAAAGCGCCGAGCGGGTATCAAACCGAGGATCTCGTCCTAGCATCAATGCACTACTACCAGCGGAGCTAGCAAGCTTTAATGCTCAAAATACAGCACAAACCTTTAAGAACGAACTACCGAGCGcaaatctgattttttttcttcgAAATTTCAaatgcattttttgaaaaaaaaacctcAATGTTTTGTGAAACGCAACTACTTTTGAATACCGTGAACAATTTTTTCAAAAACTGCCACATTTTCAAAAATTATGAACAATGTTTAGATATGGGAACAATTTTGTAATCCCAGAACAAAATTTGTAAAGGTAAAAAAATTTATGAAAccgtgaacatttttcgaaatgtgaataaattttgaaaccgcacattttttgaattgtgaacaaaatttgaaacatgaacagATTTCAAATTCGCGAACAAAAATTGTGAAATATTTTAAGAattatgaaaaaaaaattgaaaccgtaaacatttttcaaattgttAATTTATTTTGAAACATGAATAAATTTCAAATTCGTAAACAAAATTATAAAACGGATAACATTTTTCAAATCGGCGAACAAATTTTGGAacttcaaacattttttgaattgtgaacaaattttgaaacatgaacaaaTATCAAAATTCGTGAACAAATTTATAATGttgtgaacatttttcgaattctgaacaaattttgaaaccacaattttttttctaattgtgaacaaattttaaaacatgaataaattccaaattcatgaacaaaattatcaaactgtgaacattttttgaatctgtgaataaattttgaaaagcgtgaacatttttgaattgtgaacaaattttggaacATGAAGAAATTTAAAATTTATGAACAAACTTataaaattctgaacatttttcgtTAAACCGTGAACATTATGAAaatagaaacaaataaaaaaacagaaaaaggaaaatgagagaaaaagaaaagagataaaatagaaaaaacaaattcaaggaaccttctagaagtttcccaaaaccagaaaaaaccaGCTTTTTTGACAAATACCAGAAAAAACCAGctgggaaccttctagaggttcCCAAAGCCGGGAGCGTTGGAACGGTTAAACGGGTCGGCCCGTTGCGTCGCTGCTCGGTCGCTCGCCtgtgcgaagcgccggcagtttgacGCAGCGAGCGGCAAATAGGATTTTCCGCGAGCGACAGCACGCAGCCCTCCAGCGCACTCGGTCAGCACTTGGGCCAGCCCAGTTTAAGTTTATCCCTCACTGGTGGTTTTAGGAGGGTTCTTGAACCTTCTCTGAACCTGTTTTCCCATATATTTTTTTCACTGTTTTTTCTTCcagtcttttctttctttttcttttttccgtcTTATTCTTTATTAAATTACCATTTCCTTTTTCGTGAATATCttttaaatttgtgaatatttttatgaAATCTTGAACATttgttttgaaatcatgaacattttttcaaatttgagaatatttttttaaatcatcAACACttattcaaatttgtgaatatttttctgAAATTATAAACATTTGTTTTTAAATCATGACCAGGTTTTAAAAATTGAGACCATATTTGGAAATCGTTAATATTCTTTCAAATTCGTAAAAATTATTTTaaatcttgaacattttttgaactcaaGAACCATTTTTTTGCAAATTCACGAACATTTCTGAATTTGACAACCTTTTTTTAAAATATGTGAATGTTTTTTAAATGGGGAATAACTTTTTAACTTTtcgaatatttttttgaaaatcttgaacattttttgtttgattaactttttttaaatccatgaacattttttgaattcatgaacatttttttgaatcaacGATAATTTTTTGAACCGAAGAAGTTCTTTTGAAATTTGAAACAGTGTctgaaattcacgaacatttttttctttttgtacaAATTTGAAATTTTAATTGAAATTAGTTGAAATTCTCTATCTTTAttcaaattgatgaacatttttgtaatatgtGAACATTgttaaaaatcatgaatttttttgaatatgcgacattttttttaaatcatgaacattatTCGTGAAAGTTATTttaaatagtgaacattttttgaactcatgaacctTCTTTTTGCAAATTCACGAACCTTTTTTAAAATCTGTGAATATTTCTTTGAAATGGCGAACAACTTTTGATttttgggaacattttttgaaaatcttgaacatttttttgatgaatattttttgaatcagCGATAATTATTTGAACCGAAAAagtttttttgaaatttcaaactgtgtttgaaattcacgaacatttttggTTTTCAACAAATTTGAAATTCTCTATCTTTATTCTAATTGATGAGTTTTTTTAATACGTGGACATTGTTAAAAATCGTGAATGTTTTTCAAATATGCGACATTTTTTAAATCACTAGCATTTTTTTAATCCGTGACATTTTATGATTTCTTAAACAATTTATATTTCAAAATTCTCATTTTTAAAAGAAATGGAACTTCTTCGAAATCCAAAAGTATTTAAAGTAGAAAATAAacgaaaatagaaaagaaaagaaaagaaagagggcaTCTGTACATGGGCCAACCGNNNNNNNNNNNNNNNNNNNNNNNNNNNNNNNNNNNNNNNNNNNNNNNNNNNNNNNNNNNNNNNNNNNNNNNNNNNNNNNNNNNNNNNNNNNNNNNNNNNNNNNNNNNNNNNNNNNNNNNNNNNNNNNNNNNNNNNNNNNNNNNNNNNNNNNNNNNNNNNNNNNNNNNNNNNNNNNNNNNNNNNNNNNNNNNNNNNNNNNNNNNNNNNNNNNNNNNNNNNNNNNNNNNNNNNNNNNNNNNNNNNNNNNNTCACCATTGCTCactttctcttctcactctcatttccTCTTTTATCAAATAGCAGAAACCTAGTCCCAGGAGGACGGGAGGCGTCGGAGGTGGGTCGATCTTGTCCACGGGAACGTAAGAGATGGCAGGGAGTGATGATACAGTGAGTGACCTTTGTCCATGCGATCTTTTATTTCGAGCTCTCCTTATATGTGTGTCCATCTTTGACACACAATTTGTTTTCCACCTTGATCCAGTTACACACAATCATCAACACGCAACTTGCACCTCCTCTTCCATCCCTACTTTGACCCAGTTGCATGTACATCCTCGGCATGCAACTTCCCCCTGCCCCGAATTGAAGGAATCAGACTATGctattttcctccattttcttGTTATTATTTATTCATTTTAATTTCATGTTTTCAACAATTCATTTTTTATCAGTATCAGCTGCATGTTCTAGTTATACAATCAGGCACGCGACGGCCGCGACGCCCGCCGACATAGTGATTGCGGCGGCCAGATCCATACGATAATGACGGCTGGAAGGAGAGAGGGCGGCGTGAAGGTGACAATGTATCGAAGGAGAGGGAGACGGCCAGGGCGGGCGAGGGCTTTTGCATTTGGCGCGAGCCCGTGCCCGTTCCCCATTTATTACAGAAATGGTATGCCTTTTGCCTAGTTATGGAACTCGGCATAGGAAGCCCAACCGTCAGTTAGTCCTTGATACGTGTCACACCGGCCAACCCGTTACCTGTTTGCCGAGTATATCTCTACGGGTGCTTGGCAGACACATGACTCCTGGAATTCTGTAATAAATGTTTTCATGGGTGCTTGGCATAGACGTGACTGAGTGAAATTCCGCAATAAAAAAATCAATAAGGCAAAAAGATTGCCGAGGTTCAGCAAACAtgtacaaggccacaaactcaaattacaggtactaAGATAAAATTTAATGACTGCTTTGGAAGCCAACTTTTCTTTTTGTTAACCGGGATTATTAATACAcctgcatgcatgcaaggaagAAATGAGAAAGAAGTAGCACAATgccattatgactacatgcatgcaagtattaaacaagttaCTAGTATGAGAAAACATATTAAATTTTTCCTCGATTACTGTAAGTGGCcctgtatagatgcaaaatgtattttttgtaatggccttgtataagggaatggaggaagtaacgtCGCTACGGGGTCGTctgtggggcccatctgtcaatCATTGCAGAGTATTTTGGTTTTCTTTTTGAAATGTCAGTCATTTCCAAGTTTATATTAGGAGGAACTCGAGGATTATGAGACACTGCCGAGTTCCTCTCTTTCGCCGAGTCCCTTTCGAGTCAATTTTTTGTATCAAATTCGGCAAATAGATCACTCTGCCAGGCTGCCGATGAAATGAAATCGGTGAAATCCCATATCCCAGTAGTGTTGGTACCGCTATGACGCTTCAGGCCGATCATAAAAATATGTTTTAGCTTTCAGCAAACTTTTGCTTCCCCTGACGCTAGCTGCGTGTTTCGTTCTGAGATGAGATCACACCATGTTGAAATGTGAAAAGATTTCGTCGAAGCAAGTCTATATATTAACGAGTGTTAAAAAAAAAAAACGAGTACACTGATTTCTCAACTATTAATTTTTTTTAGGTAAacacaataaatattttattttgcattatcACAATGATAAGGGAAACAATATCACACAACCATCGATCACTCTTAACCATCCGTACGATCGATGCACACCAAAACGTAAGCAAGTATTGCGCGCACGCAAATTCAAAAGCTCCACCGGCAAGCCGGCATGCATGGGTCAAGCTGTAGGGTAGAAGGGCGAGGTGGCGAGCCCGCAGGTGCCCGTGGGCCAGAAAACGTCCTTGGCGAGGTAGATGTATCCCTGGTCGCCCCAGTCGTTGCTCCACGAGTTCTTGGCGATCCAGAACTTCTCACTGAACTCCTCGCAGTAGCCGACAATGGTGACGGCGTGGTTGACCGTCGCGGCGTCGGCGGAGCAGGGCCCCCGGAAGATGCCGCCTGAGTAGAACTGGAACTCCCAGGTGCTGGCGTCGATGTACACCGTCACGGGCTGCCGCGCCACGGCCAGCGCCAGCTGCCGCTCGTCGTTGGGCGGCACGGCCTTGAATCCCTTGACGGCCGCCTGGTGGTCGAACAGCAGCTTGTCCACGTCGCAGGTGCCCTTGAAGCCGCTGTACGGGTACCTCTCCTCTGACGTGATCCCGCCGCGGGAGGCCACGAGGCCCAGGGCAGTGTCAGTGCGGCCGCCGCTGCAGCCGCTGCTGCCGGTGTCGCAGTCCACGAGCTGCTGCTCCGACAGCGACACCAGCTCGCCGGTCCTGATCTTGTTCATGCCCTCGATGGCCGCCACGGCCGCGAACGCCCAGCATGACACTGCCACATACACATGTTCATTACTCTACAAGAACTGACCAACATACTATGAAGTTACCTGAGCTGGAGTTTGCTAGCTTGACTTACAGCAAGAGCCCTGAAACTTGACGCCGGTGACGGCGCCGCTCGAGCGCCAGTCAACGCAGCACGGCTTCCATGAGTCGTAGGGGAGCGGGGAGGGATGCTCCGGGGTGAAGACGGAGTTGTTGAACCCGGTGAACTGCTCGGCGACCTCGCTGGGGTTGAGGTCGCCGAATCTGTTCATGCCGACCCTGACCGTGGTGACTGTCTGGGGCCCGAACCCGCCGACGACGGCGTTGACCGTAGTCTGGCTGGCGAAAGCGCCGATGGAGTTGGTGTTGGTCTTGAATACCTGGAACCGCTTCTCCTTCTCCTCGGGGGTCGGGTAGCGCTTCGAGTACTTGGTTTGCCACCTCGTCCACCTGGACCTCACCTCGGATTCCGGCAGCTCccacgatggcggcggcggcggggccgccgCGGTCAGCGATGCCTGCAGGAGGCAGGCGATGCCCAAGAGTAGGACAAGGCAAggcatggaagaagtcatgttgGTTGATTAACTTGGGCTGTGTGGAAATCCATGCACCGGAGCTAATGTTTATATAGGCGCTTTGGTGATGCGTGTGGGTTAGCACGTCGTTGTGGCTGAAGGCTGGGTCATTAGTTGTGGCCACTGGAGCTAATTCTTGAGAATGACTATGGGTCATGGAGGTGTCAGCTGAGCTTCTCGGTCGGTCGACGGTCAGTGCCCGGTAGGATGGTTCGATTTTATTTTTTTATCTAGGGTAAAGAAAGATGGGAAAGGCCGAAAGGCTTTACATGTAGAGTATAATCCGATCCTATGTTTTGTTATGATTCGTTCCCACTGAATAAGCGAAATGATTTCGTTTATAAAAATAAAATTCATGGCactaagggcatttctaaccgatctgCTAAAAATTAGCGGAGTCTATACCTTAGCGAAGTATATGTACTCCACTAAAATTTCGCggcacctagccgatcccctaaagtTAGCAAAGTAAAACTTACAGTTGGTTTAGGAATTTCGTCGAACACTTGCCGTGCGCACCCCAACGGCGGCAGGACGGACAAGGCAAGGCCGTGGCGTGTGAAGCCGTGTTCGGTGATGCCCAGGAGTGCCATGGTGGTTTCGTCGTGGTGACTGCTCAAGGCCTTCACCCTCGTCGTGGTGTGTAGGGAGGGTATCGCCAACGCCGCGCAAGAACTGTTGCTGGTCGTCGTGGTGCCTGCTCAAGGCCTTCACCCTCCTCCTCGTCCTACTCACTGGCGTCCTCATTGGCTTCGCCCGCCACCATCAACATTGGACCATGCCCCGCCATGGCTGCTAGCCGGTGAGCTCCTCACGGGTGAGACCAGCAACAGTAACATCCGCACCATGGCTGGTGGCCGGCGAGCCCGGCACGGAGcgagcagcaccaccaccagcccCGCGCTACCGGTTGAGCAGCAGCAGCCCTGCACGGGAGCGAGCAGCAGTAGCTGCGCCATGGCTGCTGGCCGGCAAGCTCCTCACGGCGAGTGCCGGCAGCagtgggcggcggcgggcggggcgtTCGGGGAGGACAACGGGCAGAGGCGGGCGGAGCATGAGAAATTTTACTTAGCCGCCAAAAGATAGAGTATATTTAGGGAGATTTTTAAGGAGAGGAGTAAAATTTTACTCCTTACGGCGGATAAGGGATTGGCTAGGTCCTGGTTAGAGGAGTAAAACCGCatttttactcctctaaccggttgtaagggatcggttagaaatgccatAAGTTTGTTACGCAGAAACATATCTATAGTTTGTTTTACAAGAAAATAATGTATATATCATGTATTTTTACTTTGAATATGTACGAAAACTATGTCGGGATGGTGAATTTTTAAAGTTCCCACCTATTCTAAGAAAATTATGAGGTATGCGTACACACAATCGACATCCCTCGGATTGGGTTGAGGCATGATTCCAAAATTTTCAAATTAGGTTATATGGATGTGCTTTTCTGGGTACTTTGTCATTGTGGGA
Coding sequences within:
- the LOC123074289 gene encoding ervatamin-B; this translates as MTSSMPCLVLLLGIACLLQASLTAAAPPPPPSWELPESEVRSRWTRWQTKYSKRYPTPEEKEKRFQVFKTNTNSIGAFASQTTVNAVVGGFGPQTVTTVRVGMNRFGDLNPSEVAEQFTGFNNSVFTPEHPSPLPYDSWKPCCVDWRSSGAVTGVKFQGSCLSCWAFAAVAAIEGMNKIRTGELVSLSEQQLVDCDTGSSGCSGGRTDTALGLVASRGGITSEERYPYSGFKGTCDVDKLLFDHQAAVKGFKAVPPNDERQLALAVARQPVTVYIDASTWEFQFYSGGIFRGPCSADAATVNHAVTIVGYCEEFSEKFWIAKNSWSNDWGDQGYIYLAKDVFWPTGTCGLATSPFYPTA